One Drosophila virilis strain 15010-1051.87 chromosome 5, Dvir_AGI_RSII-ME, whole genome shotgun sequence DNA window includes the following coding sequences:
- the Rpn6 gene encoding 26S proteasome non-ATPase regulatory subunit 11 isoform X1, with protein MAQVLREYNKKDQEPHCSSKMAGATLFERAQALSSVNREEGISLLNKIVREQEVAENDEELIRIKEQGIMQLGELYKQGGKAKELADLIKVTRPFLSLISKAKAAKLVRSLVDMFLDMDAGTGIEVQLCKDCIEWAKQEKRTFLRQSLEARLIALYFDTALYTEALALGSQLLRELKKLDDKNLLVEVQLLESKTYHALSNLPKARAALTSARTTANAIYCPPKVQGALDLQSGILHAADERDFKTAFSYFYEAFEGFDSVDSVKALTSLKYMLLCKIMLGQSDDVNQIVSGKLAITYSGRDVDAMKAVAEASHKRSLADFQQALKDYKKELAEDVIVQAHLGTLYDTMLEQNLCRIIEPYSRVQVSHVAESIHLPMPQVEKKLSQMILDKKFSGILDQGEGVLIVFEETPVDKTYERVLETIQSMGKVVDTLYQKAKKLS; from the exons ATGGCACAAGTGCTTCGGGAATATAACAAAAAGGACCAGGAACCGCACTG cagcagcaaaatggCCGGAGCTACACTATTCGAACGTGCCCAGGCGCTGTCCAGTGTGAATCGCGAAGAGGGCATTTCcctgttaaataaaattgtgcgTGAACAAGAAGTGGCTGAAAACGATGAGGAACTCATACGCATTAAGGAGCAGGGCATTATGCAGCTGGGTGAGCTCTACAAACAAGGGGGCAAGGCCAAAGAACTGGCCGATTTGATCAAGGTGACTCGTCCGTTCTTGAGCTTGATCAGCAAGGCAAAGGCCGCGAAGCTGGTGCGTTCGCTGGTCGACATGTTCCTCGATATGGATGCGGGCACTGGCATTGAG GTTCAACTTTGCAAAGACTGTATAGAGTGGGCAAAGCAGGAGAAGCGCACCTTCTTGCGTCAATCTCTGGAGGCGCGCCTGATTGCACTCTACTTTGATACGGCTCTATATACAGAGGCGCTTGCCTTGGGCTCGCAGTTGTTGCGCGAGCTCAAAAAACTGGATGACAAAAATCTGCTGGTGGAGGTGCAGCTGTTGGAGAGCAAAACCTATCATGCACTGAGCAACTTACCCAAGGCCCGTGCTGCCCTAACTTCAGCGCGTACCACGGCTAATGCCATCTACTGTCCCCCGAAAGTGCAGGGCGCCCTCGATCTCCAGTCGGGTATTCTGCATGCAGCCGACGAGCGAGATTTTAAAACAGCTTTCTCGTATTTCTATGAAGCATTTGAGGGTTTCGATAGTGTCGACAGTGTCAAGGCCCTCACTTCTCTGAAGTACATGTTGCTGTGTAAGATTATGCTGGGCCAGTCGGACGATGTCAATCAAATAGTTAGCGGCAAGTTG GCCATAACCTATTCCGGCCGTGATGTTGACGCCATGAAAGCTGTAGCGGAGGCCTCACATAAACGCTCGCTGGCCGACTTTCAGCAGGCACTAAAGGACTACAAGAAGGAGCTGGCAGAAGATGTCATTGTGCAGGCACATCTTGGTACACTCTACGACACCATGCTGGAGCAGAATCTATGCCGCATTATCGAGCCATATTCGCGTGTGCAG GTTTCCCATGTGGCGGAGAGCATTCATCTGCCCATGCCACAGGTGGAAAAGAAACTATCACAAATGATATTGGATAAAAAATTTAGCGGCATTTTAGATCAGGGAGAGGGTGTGCTCATTGTGTTCGAGGAGACGCCTGTGGACAAGACGTATGAGCGCGTGCTAGAGACCATCCAGAGCATGGGCAAGGTGGTGGATACATTGTATCAAAAGGCCAAGAAGCTGTCATAA
- the Rpn6 gene encoding 26S proteasome non-ATPase regulatory subunit 11 isoform X2: MAQVLREYNKKDQEPHCSKMAGATLFERAQALSSVNREEGISLLNKIVREQEVAENDEELIRIKEQGIMQLGELYKQGGKAKELADLIKVTRPFLSLISKAKAAKLVRSLVDMFLDMDAGTGIEVQLCKDCIEWAKQEKRTFLRQSLEARLIALYFDTALYTEALALGSQLLRELKKLDDKNLLVEVQLLESKTYHALSNLPKARAALTSARTTANAIYCPPKVQGALDLQSGILHAADERDFKTAFSYFYEAFEGFDSVDSVKALTSLKYMLLCKIMLGQSDDVNQIVSGKLAITYSGRDVDAMKAVAEASHKRSLADFQQALKDYKKELAEDVIVQAHLGTLYDTMLEQNLCRIIEPYSRVQVSHVAESIHLPMPQVEKKLSQMILDKKFSGILDQGEGVLIVFEETPVDKTYERVLETIQSMGKVVDTLYQKAKKLS, encoded by the exons ATGGCACAAGTGCTTCGGGAATATAACAAAAAGGACCAGGAACCGCACTG cagcaaaatggCCGGAGCTACACTATTCGAACGTGCCCAGGCGCTGTCCAGTGTGAATCGCGAAGAGGGCATTTCcctgttaaataaaattgtgcgTGAACAAGAAGTGGCTGAAAACGATGAGGAACTCATACGCATTAAGGAGCAGGGCATTATGCAGCTGGGTGAGCTCTACAAACAAGGGGGCAAGGCCAAAGAACTGGCCGATTTGATCAAGGTGACTCGTCCGTTCTTGAGCTTGATCAGCAAGGCAAAGGCCGCGAAGCTGGTGCGTTCGCTGGTCGACATGTTCCTCGATATGGATGCGGGCACTGGCATTGAG GTTCAACTTTGCAAAGACTGTATAGAGTGGGCAAAGCAGGAGAAGCGCACCTTCTTGCGTCAATCTCTGGAGGCGCGCCTGATTGCACTCTACTTTGATACGGCTCTATATACAGAGGCGCTTGCCTTGGGCTCGCAGTTGTTGCGCGAGCTCAAAAAACTGGATGACAAAAATCTGCTGGTGGAGGTGCAGCTGTTGGAGAGCAAAACCTATCATGCACTGAGCAACTTACCCAAGGCCCGTGCTGCCCTAACTTCAGCGCGTACCACGGCTAATGCCATCTACTGTCCCCCGAAAGTGCAGGGCGCCCTCGATCTCCAGTCGGGTATTCTGCATGCAGCCGACGAGCGAGATTTTAAAACAGCTTTCTCGTATTTCTATGAAGCATTTGAGGGTTTCGATAGTGTCGACAGTGTCAAGGCCCTCACTTCTCTGAAGTACATGTTGCTGTGTAAGATTATGCTGGGCCAGTCGGACGATGTCAATCAAATAGTTAGCGGCAAGTTG GCCATAACCTATTCCGGCCGTGATGTTGACGCCATGAAAGCTGTAGCGGAGGCCTCACATAAACGCTCGCTGGCCGACTTTCAGCAGGCACTAAAGGACTACAAGAAGGAGCTGGCAGAAGATGTCATTGTGCAGGCACATCTTGGTACACTCTACGACACCATGCTGGAGCAGAATCTATGCCGCATTATCGAGCCATATTCGCGTGTGCAG GTTTCCCATGTGGCGGAGAGCATTCATCTGCCCATGCCACAGGTGGAAAAGAAACTATCACAAATGATATTGGATAAAAAATTTAGCGGCATTTTAGATCAGGGAGAGGGTGTGCTCATTGTGTTCGAGGAGACGCCTGTGGACAAGACGTATGAGCGCGTGCTAGAGACCATCCAGAGCATGGGCAAGGTGGTGGATACATTGTATCAAAAGGCCAAGAAGCTGTCATAA
- the ave gene encoding protein aveugle: protein MGEEMANSTQNKARAKTTRPKAVYQWTVDDVQKWYLRHCGEYKSYVELFRVHDITGRALLRITDSSLQRMGVTDNRDREAIWREIVKQRLKTDIMEIRDMERVNIH from the exons atGGGTGAGGAAATGGCCAACTCAACACAAAACAAGGCGCGAGCCAAAACAACGCGACCCAAAGCTGTTTACCAGTGGACCGTGGATGACGTACAGAAATGGTACCTTCGGCATTGTGGCGAATACAAATCGTATGTGGAGCTATTTCGAGTT CACGACATTACGGGTCGAGCCCTGCTCCGCATCACAGATTCCTCGCTCCAACGTATGGGCGTAACTGACAATCGAGACCGCGAGGCCATTTGGCGTGAGATTGTGAAGCAAAGGCTAAAAACGGATATTATGGAAATCCGCGATATGGAACGCGTCAACATTCACTAG
- the LOC6625011 gene encoding scaffold attachment factor B2, with protein sequence MSLKSSARIKKRRSAEAAAATTAPSSGSFAAISSPRVAVTSNNTHNSNNNSNSNSNSNSNAGGSSSIPNANQTALSKKHNFVGRNPNFDTDETKLLIQLWGDPKLQRTLITTHKKHAVICQLAAKMQEYGYHRSPEEITTRIKNLKCFYNRLKKDKECGLAGETEPSWKHFAEMDAIMTRPIFSVRPNEVPAPSLKYQLEQALEEHAERRKRRQENGEELSDSDNEEDDMLLSSLVPNADNGKSKPEEAGENEAEVQMEVDTSEETFVPLKGDKSSAGKRRKLSSEPDLNIDEAPATGPRIKTEPTNQPEPVAESSTATVPAAAAAAEPEEDDDCMLLPLPKEEPIDVDAVDEAGAVSPKSASTGTGVPGAGVTGARSVMPTLTDMLQLPKAANLLPYSGANVIIPANSISTSTSVAQLSSTVSTSSSTASGKLTPGKISLVPTNFLMQPKQANNATASKAVSTAAGAQLQLLQSAINQGARLMISGAGPAPVQTAANTGLVTGPGGVKFVLVNAEQAAAAKAVAAVGKANASSVATTSLPQQQQQKLLQQPEYIPQQQQQQQQQQQQQQQQQQQQQQHLQQQQQTQQLEKKEEKRRAQEKAREEQQSKRHMTTMRIMLRQLLNAQNEANEIQHNRLSLERERLDWEKSVGERLLTLLPTLLQPAMAAASAVQPGTPHQSPQFIVSGSAAGSAGQRLQPPKLLFTTALPMANGTVSMPHILTPSNALGTSLPKVIAAPASSSSTTGTAGTIAPKPVEICTQINDVQLVTPKLEKDG encoded by the exons ATGAGCCTCAAGTCCAGTGCACGGATAAAGAAGCGACGCTCGGCAGAGGCTGCAGCGGCGACCACAGCACCATCCTCCGGCTCCTTTGCGGCCATCAGCAGCCCGCGGGTTGCAGTCACAAGCAATAACActcacaacagcaacaacaatagcaatagcaatagcaacagcaacagcaatgccggcggcagcagcagcattccAAATGCGAACCAGACTGCTCTCAGCAAGAAACACAATTTCGTGGGTCGCAATCCCAATTTTGATACGGACGAGACGAAGCTGCTCATTCAGCTGTGGGGCGATCCGAAGCTGCAGCGCACTCTGATAACCACGCACAAGAAGCATGCGGTCATATGCCAACTGGCAGCCAAGATGCAGGAGTATGGCTACCATCGCTCACCGGAGGAGATCACGACGCGCATCAAGAATCTGAAGTGCTTCTATAATCGTCTCAAGAAGGACAAGGAGTGCGGCCTGGCAGGCGAGACGGAACCCAGCTGGAAACATTTTGCCGAAATGGATGCCATTATGACGCGTCCCATATTCAGTGTGCGTCCCAACGAGGTTCCGGCTCCTTCGCTAAAATACCAACTGGAGCAGGCATTGGAGGAGCACGCCGAGCGGCGCAAGCGTCGCCAGGAAAATGGCGAGGAGTTGTCCGACAGCGACAACGAGGAGGATGATATGCTATTGTCGTCCCTAGTGCCCAATGCCGACAACGGAAAGTCCAAGCCGGAAGAGGCTGGCGAAAACGAAGCCGAAGTGCAAATGGAAGTGGACACGAGTGAGGAGACTTTTGTGCCGCTCAAAGGCGATAAAAGCAGCGCAGGCAAGCGGCGTAAGCTGTCTTCCGAGCCAGATCTAAACATTGACGAGGCACCTGCAACAGGGCCACGCATAAAGACTGAGCCAACCAACCAGCCGGAGCCAGTGGCTGAGTCAAGCACAGCAACAGTtcctgcagcagcggctgccgcCGAACCCGAAGAGGACGATGACTGcatgctgttgccgctgccgaaAGAGGAGCCCATCGATGTAGATGCCGTTGACGAGGCCGGGGCCGTCTCGCCAAAAAGTGCTAGCACAGGCACCGGAGTCCCCGGAGCCGGAGTCACCGGAGCCCGCTCTGTGATGCCAACATTGACAGATATGTTGCAGCTGCCCAAAGCTGCCAATCTGCTGCCCTATAGCGGCGCCAATGTCATCATACCGGCCAATAGcatcagcaccagcaccagcgtAGCCCAGCTCAGCAGCACAGTGTCCACCAGCAGCAGTACGGCCAGTGGCAAGCTGACACCAGGCAAGATCTCCTTGGTGCCCACGAATTTCCTGATGCAGCCCAAACAGGCGAACAATGCGACAGCCAGTAAAGCGGTCAGCACAGCGGCTGGAGctcagcttcagctgctgcagagCGCCATCAATCAGGGCGCACGCTTGATGATTAGCGGCGCTGGCCCGGCACCCGTAcagacagcagccaacactggTCTAGTCACGGGGCCGGGCGGCGTCAAGTTTGTGCTGGTTAATGCGGAGCAGGCAGCGGCTGCCAAAGCAGTGGCAGCGGTCGGTAAGGCGAACGCTTCGTCGGTTGCGACTACATcgttgccacagcagcaacagcagaagctgCTCCAGCAGCCGGAGTACAttccacagcaacaacaacaacaacagcagcagcaacaacagcaacaacagcagcagcaacagcagcagcaacatttgcaacaacaacagcaaactcAGCAGCTGGAGAAAAAGGAGGAGAAACGCCGCGCACAGGAGAAGGCGCGTGAGGAGCAGCAATCGAAGCGACACATGACAA CTATGCGTATTATGTTGCGCCAGCTGCTTAACGCCCAAAACGAGGCCAATGAGATCCAACACAATCGCCTATCGCTGGAGCGGGAGCGCCTGGACTGGGAGAAGTCCGTAGGCGAACGTTTGCTAACACTGCTGCCGACATTGCTGCAGCCAGCTATGGCAGCTGCCAGTGCAGTGCAGCCAGGAACGCCGCATCAGTCGCCGCAGTTCATAGTCTCCGGCTCGGCGGCTGGCTCCGCGGGACAGCGCTTGCAACCGCCCAAGCTGCTGTTTACCACAGCTCTACCCATGGCCAATGGCACGGTGTCCATGCCGCATATACTCACGCCCAGCAACGCGTTGGGCACCTCGCTGCCCAAGGTTATTGCGGCACCTGCTTCTTCGTCGTCTACCACTGGGACAGCTGGGACTATCGCGCCGAAGCCGGTGGAAATTTGCACACAAATCAATGATGTTCAGCTTGTCACTCCCAAGCTGGAAAAGGACGGCTAA
- the ND-B15 gene encoding NADH dehydrogenase [ubiquinone] 1 beta subcomplex subunit 4, producing MVLTKEEEAFICRKHEQTLKLRNEYLKQSSNPFRHATGEGGTVFDAGLARFQAMRVSNYEHFRPTGHSFRMGLFAVVLPIAVYAWALKTERDGREKKYRTGQVAYKDRQFKFI from the exons ATGGTTTTAACGAAAGAAGAGGAggcatttatttgccgcaAGCACGAGCAAACACTTAAGCTCCGCAACGAATACCTAAAGCAGAGCTCGAATCCGTTTCGCCATGCCACCGGAGAGGGCGGCACTGTG TTTGATGCCGGTCTAGCGCGCTTCCAGGCCATGCGTGTGTCAAACTATGAGCACTTCCGCCCCACAGGACACTCCTTCCGCATGGGTCTGTTTGCCGTCGTGCTGCCCATCGCTGTCTACGCCTGGGCCCTAAAGACCGAACGCGATGGCCGCGAGAAGAAATACCGCACCGGCCAGGTTGCCTATAAGGATCGCCAGTTTAAGTTCATTTAA